The Bombus pascuorum chromosome 11, iyBomPasc1.1, whole genome shotgun sequence genome has a window encoding:
- the LOC132912235 gene encoding facilitated trehalose transporter Tret1-like isoform X1, with the protein MADRGKEDFGKLFRRRLPQYIAACAACMGGFSLGCGIGWSAPCVEVLKEKHEYDTFSTNVIASVFPLGAALGMPVVPFLVDKIGRKWTMMSLVPAFLLGWIFITIGVTTFVLLVMGRLITGACGGMFCVVAPMYSAEISEKEIRGTLGVFFQLLLVIGILYAYCCGYARNIVVISILCGIAPLLFASIMTFMPESPLFYVAQENEEAAKKSMRFFRGSEYDIDPEINAFKDQVEKSRREKVTFSAFLKKPVLKTMGVAYGLMFAQQFSGINAIIFYCETIFRQTGVDMDPLLQMLIFAVVQVIACAISASLIDQLGRKILMTISCGVMCLCLMALGIFFVLRTNNPDQADRLFWLPLVSACLYILAFCLGAGPIPWAYMGEIFPTNLKGTASSSAACLNWMLAFIVTVSFSSVVDAVGNAAAFFFFAMICLLSVVFVIFCMIETKGKTFADILREFGTYEINER; encoded by the exons ATGGCGGATAGAGGCAAGGAGGACTTCGGAAAGCTCTTCCGGAGAAGGCTTCCACAGTACATCGCTGCTTGCGCAG CGTGCATGGGCGGATTCTCTTTGGGCTGCGGAATCGGTTGGAGCGCGCCGTGCGTCGAAGTGCTGAAAGAGAAGCACGAGTACGATACGTTCTCGACGAACGTGATCGCGTCGGTTTTTCCGCTGGGTGCAGCACTTGGGATGCCAGTGGTGCCTTTCCTGGTCGACAAGATCGGTCGAAAGTGGACGATGATGTCGCTGGTACCCGCGTTCCTTCTCGGCTGGATATTCATCACAATTGGGGTGACTACGTTCGTGCTTCTAGTCATGGGCAGACTGATAACCGGCGCCTGTGGCGGAATGTTCTGCGTCGTCGCGCCGATGTACTCTGCCGAGATCTCCGAAAAAGAGATTAGAG GTACCTTGGGAGTCTTCTTCCAATTGTTACTCGTGATCGGGATTCTGTACGCTTACTGCTGCGGCTACGCTAGGAACATCGTTGTGATATCGATTCTATGTGGTATCGCTCCTCTCTTATTCGCCAGCATCATGACCTTCATGCCGGAAAGTCCGCTGTTCTACGTGGCGCAAGAGAACGAAGAAGCCGCCAAGAAGTCGATGCGATTCTTCCGTGGATCGGAGTACGATATCGACCCTGAGATCAACGCGTTTAAA GACCAAGTAGAGAAAAGCAGGCGCGAGAAGGTGACGTTCTCTGCGTTCTTGAAGAAACCAGTGTTGAAGACCATGGGAGTGGCATATGGGTTGATGTTCGCGCAACAATTCAGCGGCATCAACGCTATTATTTTCTACTGCGAGACGATCTTCAGGCAAACCGGCGTTGACATGGATCCCCTGCTCCAGATGTTGATCTTCGCGGTGGTCCAGGTGATCGCCTGCGCTATATCGGCCTCGTTGATCGATCAG CTGGGTCGAAAGATCCTCATGACGATATCCTGCGGCGTGATGTGTCTCTGTCTGATGGCTCTAGGCATCTTCTTCGTTTTGAGGACCAACAATCCCGACCAAGCCGACCGTCTATTTTGGTTACCGCTCGTTTCTGCTTGCCTATATATCCTGGCTTTCTGCCTGGGTGCCG GTCCCATACCATGGGCCTACATGGGCGAAATCTTCCCAACCAATCTAAAGGGGACAGCTTCCTCCAGCGCGGCGTGTTTGAACTGGATGCTGGCGTTCATCGTGACCGTATCGTTTTCCTCCGTGGTCGATGCTGTTGGGAACGCAGCtgcgttctttttcttcgcgatGATCTGTCTATTGAGCGTGGTTTTCGTGATATTCTGCATGATCGAGACCAAGGGGAAGACGTTCGCCGACATTCTAAGGGAGTTCGGCACCTACGAAATCAACGAACGATGA
- the LOC132912235 gene encoding facilitated trehalose transporter Tret1-2 homolog isoform X2 has translation MGGFSLGCGIGWSAPCVEVLKEKHEYDTFSTNVIASVFPLGAALGMPVVPFLVDKIGRKWTMMSLVPAFLLGWIFITIGVTTFVLLVMGRLITGACGGMFCVVAPMYSAEISEKEIRGTLGVFFQLLLVIGILYAYCCGYARNIVVISILCGIAPLLFASIMTFMPESPLFYVAQENEEAAKKSMRFFRGSEYDIDPEINAFKDQVEKSRREKVTFSAFLKKPVLKTMGVAYGLMFAQQFSGINAIIFYCETIFRQTGVDMDPLLQMLIFAVVQVIACAISASLIDQLGRKILMTISCGVMCLCLMALGIFFVLRTNNPDQADRLFWLPLVSACLYILAFCLGAGPIPWAYMGEIFPTNLKGTASSSAACLNWMLAFIVTVSFSSVVDAVGNAAAFFFFAMICLLSVVFVIFCMIETKGKTFADILREFGTYEINER, from the exons ATGGGCGGATTCTCTTTGGGCTGCGGAATCGGTTGGAGCGCGCCGTGCGTCGAAGTGCTGAAAGAGAAGCACGAGTACGATACGTTCTCGACGAACGTGATCGCGTCGGTTTTTCCGCTGGGTGCAGCACTTGGGATGCCAGTGGTGCCTTTCCTGGTCGACAAGATCGGTCGAAAGTGGACGATGATGTCGCTGGTACCCGCGTTCCTTCTCGGCTGGATATTCATCACAATTGGGGTGACTACGTTCGTGCTTCTAGTCATGGGCAGACTGATAACCGGCGCCTGTGGCGGAATGTTCTGCGTCGTCGCGCCGATGTACTCTGCCGAGATCTCCGAAAAAGAGATTAGAG GTACCTTGGGAGTCTTCTTCCAATTGTTACTCGTGATCGGGATTCTGTACGCTTACTGCTGCGGCTACGCTAGGAACATCGTTGTGATATCGATTCTATGTGGTATCGCTCCTCTCTTATTCGCCAGCATCATGACCTTCATGCCGGAAAGTCCGCTGTTCTACGTGGCGCAAGAGAACGAAGAAGCCGCCAAGAAGTCGATGCGATTCTTCCGTGGATCGGAGTACGATATCGACCCTGAGATCAACGCGTTTAAA GACCAAGTAGAGAAAAGCAGGCGCGAGAAGGTGACGTTCTCTGCGTTCTTGAAGAAACCAGTGTTGAAGACCATGGGAGTGGCATATGGGTTGATGTTCGCGCAACAATTCAGCGGCATCAACGCTATTATTTTCTACTGCGAGACGATCTTCAGGCAAACCGGCGTTGACATGGATCCCCTGCTCCAGATGTTGATCTTCGCGGTGGTCCAGGTGATCGCCTGCGCTATATCGGCCTCGTTGATCGATCAG CTGGGTCGAAAGATCCTCATGACGATATCCTGCGGCGTGATGTGTCTCTGTCTGATGGCTCTAGGCATCTTCTTCGTTTTGAGGACCAACAATCCCGACCAAGCCGACCGTCTATTTTGGTTACCGCTCGTTTCTGCTTGCCTATATATCCTGGCTTTCTGCCTGGGTGCCG GTCCCATACCATGGGCCTACATGGGCGAAATCTTCCCAACCAATCTAAAGGGGACAGCTTCCTCCAGCGCGGCGTGTTTGAACTGGATGCTGGCGTTCATCGTGACCGTATCGTTTTCCTCCGTGGTCGATGCTGTTGGGAACGCAGCtgcgttctttttcttcgcgatGATCTGTCTATTGAGCGTGGTTTTCGTGATATTCTGCATGATCGAGACCAAGGGGAAGACGTTCGCCGACATTCTAAGGGAGTTCGGCACCTACGAAATCAACGAACGATGA